The genome window AAAGCTACCTCCCTTTGGGGAGGTTTAGTTCAACAATGTATAAAAATAATAGCCGAGATAGTTGTAAATTCAAGGGTTGTAGCCCGCATCAACTTCCTTGTAACTTGACAGGAAAGTGCCACACAGTCGGCTACTATTCTTATACGAAACGTTAGCATGCATTTGGCAGAACGATACAACATTTAAACAAACTTAAATTTGATAATAAAATGACAGCAGTTTTCGGTATTCTATTTTTCTTAATCGTGTTAGGTTCATTGACTACAACTTTTGTTGCGATTTTTCAGATTATAAACAATGACTTTAATGGCTCAAAAGGATTATGGATTATTATCTCCATGATTGGTATAATTGGACCGATTTTATATTTAACAAAAGGACGGAAACTGATTACTAAAAGAGATTACGATGAGATAAATAATGGAGAAGGTTTTTCTTTTAAAAGCCATTATAGCGGATTGATAAGAGATTTGAGTATGAATATTAAAATTGCATTTGCAGCCGCATTTGGATTGATTATAACTGGATACTTAGTACGGGGATTTGATATCTATGTTTTTTGGGAAAGCAAACCGATTGGATATGCTATTTTATTTATCTGTATCGCTATATTACTTAGGAAAGATATTACTAAAAGAAAATCTTTGAAAGTTAAAAACGCATGGAGTCATATCGCATTTTGGATAATTGCATTTATGCTTTTCGTAAAAACATTGATTACGATAATATTACCAAATAGTGATGCATATAAAGTTGCAAAGAATTATTTAAAA of Lentimicrobium sp. L6 contains these proteins:
- a CDS encoding PLDc N-terminal domain-containing protein encodes the protein MTAVFGILFFLIVLGSLTTTFVAIFQIINNDFNGSKGLWIIISMIGIIGPILYLTKGRKLITKRDYDEINNGEGFSFKSHYSGLIRDLSMNIKIAFAAAFGLIITGYLVRGFDIYVFWESKPIGYAILFICIAILLRKDITKRKSLKVKNAWSHIAFWIIAFMLFVKTLITIILPNSDAYKVAKNYLKNDTQLTSEIGELKGFAVLPSGGIETSSDSNGTYGAASIALIVKGAEKYKELIIYVEKTPETDWTVTGIE